Below is a genomic region from Streptomyces ferrugineus.
AGGTCGGCGCCGTCGTACATGGCGAGGGTTGCGCCTTCGCCGGCAAAGGGCGACATCAGGTGCGCGGCGTCGCCGACGAGCGTGACGCCGGGCACCCTGTCCCATTCAAGCCCGACGGGAAGGGCGTAGATGGGTCGGAGCCACGGTTCCGCGTCGCTCTCTGTCACGAAGGCGGTGAGCAGCGGCGACCAGCCGTCGAACTCTTCGGCGACTTGACGGAGGCCGGCGGACGGGTCGCCGAGGTCGATCGACCTCATCCACGTCTCGGGTTTGTTCAGCGCCACGTATCCGCGCACGTGCCCGTCGGCGTAGCGATGGGCGATGATGCCTTTGCCCGGCGCGACCGCCACCAACGTGCCGCTGCCGATCGCGGCCACGCTCGCCCGGTGGTTCTGGCCGCCCGAGGTGAGGGCGGTCTCGAGGAAGCAGGTCCCGCACCTCGAACTGGACCGCCGTGGCGCCGAGATGCTCTTCCAGGTCCTCACGGAACGTGAGGAGAAGGACAGCATCGCGATCGCCTCCAACGAGGCTTTAACCGGATGGAACCGCACCTTCACCGACCGCGGCTCTGCGCGGCGATCGTGGACCGGCTCACCTTCAACGCCGCCCTCATCGAGACCGGAACCGAGTCCTATCGCCTGGCCAAGACCAAGGGCCGAGGCCGGGCCGACACGCCGGGCACCAGCGGCCGAGCCGCTTACCCGCAGACTCGGAAAGCAGCCGCGGCGGACGGATGAAGACGCTGGTCCCGGTCCAATGTCAGTGGCTGCCCCTACGCTTCCGCGCGATCACTGACGAGCATGGGGAGAGGCTGCCGTGACCACCGAGGACAAGACCATGAAGCGCATCGAGGAAGCCATGACACTGCAGCACACAGGCGACCTCGACGGTGCTCGGCAACGATTCACCGAGATCTGGGCAGAGATCGTCTCGGACGGCGACCCGTTCCACCGCTGCGTCCTCGCCCACTACATGGCCGATCTCCAGCAGGATCCGCAGGACGAACTGGCCTGGGATCTGCGCGCCTTGGACGCCGCAGGGTCGGTGACCGACGACCGGGCCAAGCAACACGACTCGTCCTTGGCCATCCGCGGTTTCTACCCGTCCCTGCACCTCAACCTCGCAGCGGACTTCCACAAACTGGGAGACACCACGCAGGCCCGCACGCATCTGGCCCAGGCCCAAGAGCACCTTGATGCGCTCAACGACGACAGCTACGGCCAGGGCATCCGATCAGCAATACAGCGGCTCGCCGGCCAGCTCGCCGCGGAAGATCCCACGAAGCTGAAGAGCGCCGAAACGAAGTAATTCATCACGCCACAGTGCCTCAGGTGGTCCCAGCGCAAGCCAATCCCGGGGCCACTTGAGGACGTCCAGACGGCCCAGGATCTTCACCAACCGGGGCCGCTGGAAGCCAACATGCCGGGGCCGCTGAACGGCTCTGTCACAGATCTTGTGGAGCGGTTGCTGAGCGTTACTGAAGCAGGATCATCTTGCGGAGCAGTTCGAATCCGGCTCGCCCGTACAGCTGCCTCTTGATCTTTTTCACCCTATTTACGGCGCCCTCCGTGCCGCCGGAACTCCAGTGCACGGTGAGTCCGGCGATCACGGCTTCGAGGTCGGTGGTGAGTCCGTGAGCGAAGCCGGTCATCCCCGGCAGCCGTGCGGCGCGGGCGGTGCTGATCCAGTCCGGCAGGTCGGCGCCGGTGCGACGGGCGAGCATTTGGGCGAAGTCCCGTACGAGGGTGTGGGTTTGATTCAGCTCGGGGCAGGCGTCGAGGACGGCCTTGAGCTGGGTGGTTTCGTCTTCGGTGAGGGTGTCGGGGTGGCGGGTGATCCAGCCGACGACGGTGCGCACGGACGGCGCCGCAGCGGCTGGCACGGGTGCATCGGGCCACTCCAAGCGGCTGCGGGCCCAGTCTCGCAGGCTGCTGTAGGGCACTTGGTAGCCTCGCGCGGCGAGTTCTTCGCGCAGGTCCTTGATAGTGATCTCGCCGTCGGTGTCGTCGATGCGCCGTTGCAGGTAGGACTGGTGCATGTCGAGGTGGCTGGAACGGGTTCGG
It encodes:
- a CDS encoding FAD-dependent oxidoreductase, whose amino-acid sequence is MAAIGSGTLVAVAPGKGIIAHRYADGHVRGYVALNKPETWMRSIDLGDPSAGLRQVAEEFDGWSPLLTAFVTESDAEPWLRPIYALPVGLEWDRVPGVTLVGDAAHLMSPFAGEGATLAMYDGADLASKLVEQRDIEAALTAYEERLFPRSGDAADRSAQNLEVFFGREAPQSVVTLFDRS